One Mycolicibacterium crocinum DNA window includes the following coding sequences:
- a CDS encoding ATP-dependent helicase — MRALPDARGLPRAHRAANGAVVTYSPTELADALGLPTPTDEQAAVIAAPPGPLVVIAGAGAGKTETMAARVVWLVANGFADPGQVLGLTFTRKAAGQLLRRVRSRLARLAGHLGGAAPQGAPTVSTYHAFAGALLREYGPLLPVEPDARLLSETELWQLAFEVVSSYPGPLDTERDPAGVTRMVLKLSGELAEHLVDTDQLLDTHLELDRLVHHLPAGRYQRDRGPSQFLLSMLATQTERTALVPLIDALHARMRADKVMDFGSQMSAAARLASTCPQVGEQLRDRYRVVLLDEYQDTGHAQRVALSSLFGAGADNGLALTAVGDPIQSIYGWRGASATNLPRFTTDFPQADGSPAPTLELRTSWRNPPTTLHIANEISAEARRRSVAVRALRARPGAEAGTVRCALLNDVAAEREWVADHIAARYSVGDEPPTAAVLVRRNADAGPIAEALSARGVPVEVVGLAGLLSIPEVADVVAMVRLVADPAAGAAAVRVLTGPRWQLGAADLAALWRRAVALDGARPAVATAEQIIALAAPDADTASLADALADPGPADAYSADGHRRVTQLANELARLRTLLSHPATELVGEVRRVLGVDVEVRAARPVAAGWSGAEHLDRFADVVAEYAARPGASVNGLLAYLDAAEVVENGLAPAEVSVATGRVQVLTVHAAKGLEWQIVAVPHLSARVFPSTASKRTWLSDAADLPPLLRGDRAAEGLHGVPVLDTQHVTDRKALSDSIMAHKKQLEQRRLDEERRLLYVAITRAEDTLLLSGHHWGPTESKPRGPSDFLCEIKDIIDDADAAGQPCGEVEQWATPPADGEPNPLRDSVREAIWPADPLGRARADIENGAALVRAAATGAIQDTGEDPEGWTADVDALLAERSRVAAPPPVELPAQLSVSALVELDRDPSALGRLARRLPSRPDPHAILGTAFHEWVQRFYGAERLFDLDDLPGAVDGAATETDELAKLQKAFNGSQWAARTPVDVEVPFEMAIGDTVVRGRIDAVFADADGGMTVVDWKTGEPPADDDAKRHAAVQLAVYRLAWAAIKNCPESQVRAAFHYVRAGVTVMPENLAGPEELVALLDRGLISR; from the coding sequence CTGCGCGCATTGCCCGATGCGCGCGGCCTGCCCCGCGCACACCGCGCCGCGAACGGAGCCGTCGTGACCTACAGCCCCACCGAACTTGCTGACGCACTTGGTCTTCCGACTCCCACCGACGAGCAAGCCGCGGTGATCGCCGCCCCGCCCGGGCCGCTGGTCGTCATCGCCGGCGCCGGCGCCGGCAAGACCGAGACCATGGCCGCGCGCGTGGTGTGGTTGGTGGCCAACGGATTCGCCGACCCGGGGCAGGTGCTCGGGTTGACCTTCACCCGCAAGGCGGCCGGGCAGCTGTTGCGCCGCGTGCGCTCCCGGCTGGCCCGCCTGGCCGGTCACCTCGGCGGTGCCGCGCCGCAGGGTGCGCCGACGGTGAGCACCTATCACGCGTTCGCCGGCGCGCTGCTGCGCGAGTACGGTCCGCTGCTCCCCGTGGAACCCGACGCCCGGCTGCTCAGCGAAACCGAGTTGTGGCAACTGGCTTTCGAGGTGGTCAGCAGTTACCCCGGACCGTTGGACACCGAGAGGGACCCGGCCGGTGTCACCCGGATGGTGCTGAAACTGTCCGGCGAGCTGGCCGAGCACCTGGTCGACACCGATCAGCTGCTCGACACCCACCTCGAACTCGACCGCCTGGTGCATCATCTGCCGGCCGGGCGGTACCAGCGCGACCGCGGGCCCAGCCAATTCCTGCTGAGCATGCTGGCCACTCAGACCGAACGTACGGCGTTGGTGCCGTTGATCGATGCATTGCACGCCCGGATGCGGGCCGACAAGGTGATGGACTTCGGGTCGCAGATGTCGGCGGCCGCGCGGCTGGCCTCGACGTGCCCGCAGGTGGGGGAGCAGCTGCGCGACCGGTATCGGGTGGTGCTGCTCGATGAGTATCAGGACACGGGCCATGCTCAGCGGGTCGCCCTGTCGTCGTTGTTCGGCGCCGGTGCCGATAACGGTCTGGCGCTCACCGCGGTCGGCGACCCGATCCAGTCCATCTACGGCTGGCGTGGGGCGTCGGCGACCAACCTGCCGCGGTTCACCACCGACTTCCCGCAAGCCGACGGCTCGCCGGCGCCCACTCTGGAGCTGCGGACCAGCTGGCGTAATCCGCCGACGACGCTGCACATTGCCAACGAGATTTCGGCCGAAGCCCGGCGCCGCTCGGTTGCGGTGCGGGCGCTGCGGGCACGTCCGGGCGCGGAAGCGGGCACGGTGCGCTGCGCGCTGCTCAACGATGTGGCCGCCGAGCGGGAGTGGGTGGCCGATCACATCGCCGCGCGATACTCCGTTGGTGACGAGCCACCGACCGCCGCAGTGTTGGTGCGCCGCAACGCCGATGCCGGTCCGATCGCCGAGGCATTGAGCGCCCGTGGTGTGCCCGTGGAGGTCGTCGGCCTGGCCGGGCTGCTGTCGATCCCGGAGGTCGCCGACGTGGTGGCGATGGTGCGCCTGGTCGCCGACCCGGCGGCCGGGGCGGCGGCAGTGCGGGTGTTGACAGGCCCGCGCTGGCAACTCGGCGCAGCCGACCTCGCCGCGCTCTGGCGGCGCGCCGTCGCGCTCGACGGTGCGCGGCCGGCGGTCGCGACCGCCGAGCAGATCATCGCCCTGGCCGCACCCGATGCCGACACCGCAAGCCTGGCCGACGCCCTGGCTGACCCAGGTCCGGCCGACGCGTACTCCGCAGATGGGCACCGCCGCGTCACCCAGCTCGCGAACGAATTGGCACGACTGCGAACACTATTGAGCCACCCCGCCACCGAACTCGTCGGTGAGGTGCGCCGAGTCCTGGGCGTGGACGTGGAGGTGCGGGCCGCCCGACCGGTCGCGGCGGGATGGTCCGGAGCCGAGCACCTCGACCGGTTCGCCGATGTCGTCGCCGAGTACGCCGCCCGCCCAGGGGCATCCGTTAACGGGCTGCTGGCCTACCTCGACGCCGCCGAGGTCGTCGAGAACGGCTTGGCGCCCGCGGAAGTCAGCGTCGCCACCGGACGCGTGCAGGTGCTGACGGTGCACGCCGCCAAAGGGCTGGAGTGGCAGATCGTTGCCGTCCCGCACCTGTCGGCCCGGGTGTTTCCGTCCACTGCGTCCAAGCGCACCTGGCTCTCCGATGCCGCCGACCTGCCGCCGCTGCTGCGCGGCGACCGGGCAGCGGAGGGTCTGCACGGGGTGCCGGTGCTCGACACACAACATGTCACCGATCGGAAAGCGTTGTCCGACAGCATCATGGCGCACAAGAAGCAACTCGAGCAGCGTCGCCTCGACGAGGAACGTCGACTGCTGTACGTCGCGATCACCCGCGCCGAGGACACCCTGCTGCTCTCCGGTCACCACTGGGGCCCGACCGAGAGCAAGCCGCGTGGGCCGTCGGACTTCCTGTGCGAGATCAAGGACATCATCGACGACGCGGACGCGGCGGGGCAGCCCTGCGGCGAGGTGGAGCAGTGGGCAACGCCGCCGGCCGATGGGGAGCCAAACCCGTTGCGCGACAGCGTTCGTGAAGCGATCTGGCCCGCTGATCCACTCGGGCGGGCCCGCGCCGACATCGAGAACGGCGCGGCGCTGGTCCGCGCCGCCGCGACGGGCGCCATCCAGGACACCGGCGAAGACCCGGAGGGCTGGACGGCCGACGTCGACGCCCTACTGGCCGAACGGTCGCGTGTCGCCGCGCCGCCGCCGGTCGAACTCCCGGCGCAGCTGTCGGTCAGCGCGCTGGTGGAACTCGACCGCGACCCGTCGGCATTAGGCCGGTTGGCGCGCAGGCTGCCGTCGCGTCCGGATCCGCACGCGATCCTGGGCACCGCGTTCCATGAATGGGTGCAACGCTTCTACGGCGCCGAGCGGCTGTTCGACCTCGACGACCTGCCCGGCGCCGTCGACGGTGCGGCCACCGAGACCGATGAACTCGCGAAACTGCAGAAAGCCTTCAACGGATCGCAGTGGGCGGCACGCACACCGGTGGACGTCGAAGTGCCCTTCGAGATGGCGATCGGCGACACGGTGGTGCGCGGACGGATCGACGCGGTGTTCGCCGATGCGGACGGCGGTATGACCGTCGTCGACTGGAAGACCGGCGAGCCGCCCGCAGATGACGACGCCAAGCGCCACGCCGCCGTGCAGCTCGCCGTCTACCGCCTGGCGTGGGCGGCGATCAAGAACTGCCCGGAGTCGCAGGTTCGCGCGGCGTTCCACTATGTGCGTGCGGGCGTCACCGTCATGCCGGAAAACCTCGCCGGCCCAGAGGAATTGGTGGCGCTGCTGGACCGCGGGCTTATTTCGCGGTGA
- a CDS encoding TetR/AcrR family transcriptional regulator has protein sequence MAEDVEVRRRPGGRSARVVAAVHEAVDALLAEAGPGGFTVADVARRAGVNPTSVYRRWGSLEAVILDVEAARLAETAPMPDTGSLRGDLLAYARQAAAEIARPGRLAFLQALIGAADMTAEQRQSFLVQRAMQFQGMLDRSRERGEPLMDFTVIVDCILAPIYLRHLLGLGVSDADLELFVARAFTAK, from the coding sequence GTGGCGGAGGACGTGGAGGTGCGCCGGCGGCCCGGTGGGCGAAGCGCCCGAGTGGTGGCGGCAGTGCACGAGGCGGTGGATGCGCTGCTGGCCGAGGCCGGACCGGGCGGCTTCACAGTGGCCGACGTGGCCCGGCGTGCCGGCGTCAATCCGACCAGCGTCTACCGGCGCTGGGGCAGCCTGGAGGCAGTCATCCTGGACGTCGAAGCGGCCAGGCTCGCTGAAACCGCACCCATGCCCGACACCGGATCGTTGCGCGGTGATCTGCTGGCCTACGCCCGACAGGCCGCCGCGGAGATCGCTCGGCCCGGCCGGTTGGCGTTCCTCCAAGCATTGATCGGCGCTGCTGATATGACGGCCGAGCAACGGCAGTCGTTTCTGGTCCAACGGGCGATGCAATTTCAGGGGATGCTCGATCGCAGCCGCGAGCGCGGTGAGCCGCTGATGGATTTCACGGTCATCGTCGACTGCATCCTCGCGCCGATCTACCTGCGACACCTGCTGGGTCTCGGCGTCAGCGACGCCGACCTGGAGCTGTTCGTCGCGCGGGCGTTCACCGCGAAATAA
- a CDS encoding alpha/beta hydrolase family protein encodes MEPVLFPDDTSFWFETLRVLGATAYGGADIGEVLTTAQAITAGDYDSWYDEWLATADRVAAEAEKALAAGHFVSARDGLMRASNYYRSADFYLHGNPRDPRISHAYTRARETFIAAAALLDPPVEPIEIPYESTVLHGYFYPADRRNSGGPIPTIIMHSGFDGTCEEMHWLGAAAAQERGYNVVTFDGPGQPAALHFDGLVFRADWEHVVTPVLDWTLLRPDVDPNKVALYGASMGGLLAPRAAAYEHRLAACIAFDGVYDMGLTAAAWVPGDRAEIEAMLRADSAPEADAAIDQLMATNPNIRWAATHGQYALGIDSPRALFAAFLDYTLAGGVAEQITCPTLVCEAASDIFFEGQPQLLFDHLSCPKTLLKFTDAEGAGAHCQVGAGRLAFARIFDWLDETLAVSAG; translated from the coding sequence ATGGAGCCCGTCCTGTTCCCCGACGACACCTCGTTCTGGTTCGAGACCCTGCGGGTGCTGGGCGCCACCGCCTACGGCGGAGCCGATATCGGGGAGGTGCTGACCACGGCGCAGGCCATCACCGCCGGTGACTACGACAGCTGGTACGACGAGTGGCTGGCCACCGCCGACCGGGTCGCCGCCGAGGCTGAGAAGGCCTTAGCCGCAGGGCATTTCGTGAGTGCACGAGACGGTCTGATGCGCGCGAGCAACTACTACCGCTCGGCCGACTTCTACCTGCACGGCAACCCGCGCGATCCGCGCATCAGCCACGCATACACCCGGGCCCGCGAAACGTTCATTGCCGCAGCGGCTCTGCTGGATCCGCCTGTTGAACCGATTGAGATCCCGTACGAGAGCACCGTGCTCCACGGCTACTTCTATCCCGCGGATCGCCGTAACAGCGGTGGGCCGATCCCGACGATCATCATGCACAGTGGCTTCGACGGCACCTGCGAAGAGATGCATTGGCTGGGTGCGGCGGCCGCCCAAGAACGCGGCTACAACGTCGTCACGTTCGACGGACCGGGCCAGCCGGCAGCACTGCACTTCGACGGTCTGGTCTTCCGGGCCGATTGGGAGCACGTCGTCACACCGGTGCTGGATTGGACGCTGCTACGTCCCGACGTCGACCCGAACAAGGTCGCCCTGTACGGCGCCTCCATGGGTGGACTGCTGGCGCCGCGAGCGGCCGCGTACGAACACCGCCTCGCCGCCTGCATCGCGTTCGACGGTGTCTACGACATGGGCTTGACGGCTGCCGCTTGGGTTCCGGGTGACCGGGCCGAGATCGAAGCCATGTTGCGGGCGGATTCAGCGCCGGAGGCCGACGCCGCGATCGACCAGCTGATGGCGACCAACCCGAATATCCGTTGGGCCGCAACGCATGGCCAGTACGCCCTAGGGATCGACAGTCCTCGCGCGCTCTTCGCGGCGTTCCTCGACTACACGCTCGCGGGCGGGGTGGCCGAGCAGATCACCTGCCCGACACTGGTGTGCGAAGCAGCCAGCGACATCTTCTTCGAGGGGCAGCCGCAGCTGCTGTTCGATCACCTCAGCTGCCCGAAGACGCTGCTGAAGTTCACCGACGCCGAGGGCGCCGGCGCGCACTGCCAGGTCGGTGCGGGACGCCTGGCCTTCGCCCGCATCTTCGATTGGCTCGACGAGACGCTGGCGGTGTCTGCCGGCTAG
- a CDS encoding DoxX family protein translates to MPTTTTELEPTRSASQLPAYRTALMLIGIGVGHFLAPKPFDEIVPAELPGDARFYTYASGVAEVGIGTMLLVPRTRRAGAAFAIALFLAVFPANVNMVRLWKDKPLLMKLVALARLPLQVPMITQALAIRRNAPRY, encoded by the coding sequence ATGCCGACGACGACGACCGAACTCGAACCGACACGCAGCGCCAGCCAGCTGCCTGCCTACCGGACCGCGCTGATGCTCATCGGCATCGGTGTCGGGCACTTCCTGGCTCCCAAGCCATTCGACGAGATCGTGCCCGCCGAGCTCCCGGGTGACGCTCGGTTCTACACCTACGCCTCGGGCGTGGCCGAGGTCGGTATCGGCACCATGCTGCTGGTGCCGCGCACCCGCCGTGCCGGTGCGGCGTTCGCGATCGCGTTGTTCCTCGCGGTGTTCCCGGCCAACGTCAACATGGTTCGGCTGTGGAAGGACAAGCCGCTGCTGATGAAGTTGGTGGCACTGGCGCGCCTGCCGCTGCAAGTACCGATGATCACTCAGGCGCTGGCCATCCGGCGCAACGCGCCCCGCTACTAG
- a CDS encoding potassium channel family protein, protein MAKGRLRRRLEAIDENLAAKPDSALVDYLHIPEKFVSPGRRIARRLIYALTALFAAVFIVYFDRDGYHDSRGTTLTFLDCLYYATVSLSTTGYGDITPYTETARLVNVLVITPLRVAFLIVLVGTTVETLTTASRQALKIQRWRNSVRNHTVVIGYGTKGRTAVAAMIGDGVAPADIVVVDTDQTSLDRANAAGLVTVRGDANKSDVLRLAGAQHANSIIVATNSDPTAVLVTLTARELAPKAKIIASVREAENQHLLRQSGADSVVVSSETAGRLLGIATTTPSVVEMIEDLLTPDAGFAIAEREVEHKEVGGSPRHLPDIVLGVVRGGKLLRVDDPSVDALETTDRLLYVRATGED, encoded by the coding sequence GTGGCCAAGGGTAGGTTGCGGCGCAGGCTCGAGGCGATCGACGAGAACCTGGCAGCCAAGCCCGACAGCGCACTCGTCGACTACCTGCACATCCCGGAGAAGTTCGTCAGCCCGGGCCGTCGCATCGCCCGCCGGCTGATCTACGCCCTGACGGCGCTGTTCGCCGCGGTCTTCATCGTCTATTTCGACAGGGATGGGTATCACGACTCCCGCGGCACAACGCTGACCTTCCTGGACTGCCTGTACTACGCCACGGTGTCGCTATCGACCACCGGCTACGGCGACATCACCCCCTATACCGAGACCGCGCGCCTGGTCAACGTCCTGGTCATCACCCCGCTTCGGGTGGCGTTCCTGATCGTGTTGGTCGGTACCACCGTCGAAACCCTGACCACGGCGTCGCGGCAGGCTCTCAAGATCCAGCGTTGGAGGAACAGCGTGCGCAACCACACCGTCGTCATCGGCTACGGGACGAAGGGCAGGACGGCCGTCGCCGCGATGATCGGCGACGGTGTCGCGCCGGCCGACATCGTCGTCGTCGACACCGACCAGACTTCGCTGGACCGGGCCAACGCAGCCGGACTGGTCACCGTGCGCGGTGACGCCAACAAGTCCGACGTGTTGCGGCTGGCCGGCGCCCAGCACGCGAACTCGATCATCGTCGCCACCAACAGCGATCCGACCGCGGTGCTGGTCACGCTGACCGCGAGGGAGCTGGCCCCGAAAGCGAAGATCATCGCCTCGGTGCGGGAAGCCGAGAATCAGCACCTGCTGCGCCAGTCCGGCGCCGACTCGGTGGTGGTGTCCTCGGAGACCGCAGGGCGCCTGCTCGGCATCGCCACCACGACGCCCAGCGTCGTGGAGATGATCGAAGACCTGCTGACCCCGGACGCCGGGTTCGCGATCGCCGAGCGCGAGGTCGAACACAAGGAGGTGGGCGGCTCGCCGCGGCACCTGCCCGACATCGTGCTCGGCGTGGTGCGCGGTGGGAAGCTGCTGCGCGTCGACGACCCGAGCGTCGACGCCCTGGAAACCACCGACCGGCTGCTCTATGTCCGCGCCACCGGAGAAGACTGA
- the nudC gene encoding NAD(+) diphosphatase, which produces MSAPPEKTDGVAFRLRNIPLLSRVGADRADHLRTDVDAAIAGWADAALLRVDHRNQVMVAGGRVSLTSAAKHADKPPADAVFLGRLEDDRHVWAVRAALEAPEDGDGEVSDLRRGGQQIDDVSAQLLASALALLNWHENARYSAVDGSPTKAVKAGWSRLNPLTGHEEFPRIDPAIIVLVHDGHDRAVLARQTVWPQRLFSLLAGFVEAGESFESCVVREVNEEIGLSVRDVEYLGSQPWPFPRSLMVGFHAIGDPEQEFVFRDGEIAEAAWFTRAEVREALEHGDWSSDSPSKLLLPGSISIAREIIESWAAQD; this is translated from the coding sequence ATGTCCGCGCCACCGGAGAAGACTGACGGCGTGGCTTTCCGACTGCGGAACATTCCGCTGCTCTCGCGCGTGGGTGCCGACCGTGCCGACCACCTGCGCACCGACGTCGACGCGGCCATCGCCGGCTGGGCTGATGCCGCGCTGCTGCGGGTCGACCACCGCAACCAGGTGATGGTTGCCGGCGGCAGGGTGTCGCTGACGTCGGCGGCCAAGCACGCCGACAAGCCGCCGGCCGATGCGGTGTTCCTCGGTCGCCTGGAGGACGACCGCCACGTGTGGGCGGTGCGCGCCGCGCTGGAGGCGCCCGAGGACGGCGACGGCGAGGTGTCCGACCTGCGCCGCGGCGGTCAGCAGATCGACGATGTCAGCGCCCAGCTGCTCGCGTCAGCCCTGGCCTTGCTGAACTGGCATGAGAATGCTCGGTACAGCGCGGTGGACGGCTCGCCGACCAAGGCGGTCAAGGCCGGGTGGTCACGGCTCAATCCGCTCACCGGCCACGAAGAGTTTCCACGCATCGACCCGGCGATCATCGTGCTGGTGCACGACGGCCACGACCGCGCGGTGCTGGCCCGGCAGACGGTGTGGCCGCAGCGGCTGTTCTCCTTGCTCGCCGGGTTCGTCGAGGCGGGGGAGTCGTTCGAGAGTTGCGTGGTGCGCGAGGTCAACGAGGAGATCGGGCTGTCGGTGCGCGATGTCGAGTACCTGGGCAGCCAGCCGTGGCCGTTCCCGCGGTCATTGATGGTCGGCTTCCATGCGATCGGCGATCCCGAGCAGGAGTTCGTGTTTCGCGACGGCGAGATCGCCGAGGCGGCGTGGTTCACCCGGGCCGAAGTCCGCGAGGCGCTCGAGCACGGGGACTGGAGCAGTGACTCGCCGTCGAAACTTCTGCTGCCGGGCTCGATCTCGATCGCCCGCGAGATCATCGAATCCTGGGCGGCCCAGGACTAG
- a CDS encoding mycoredoxin: protein MSGNDPQLTMYSTVWCGYCKRLKTALKSAGISFAEVDIERDPEAATFVMSVNNGNQTVPTVKFADGSALTNPSLKEVQAKLAS, encoded by the coding sequence ATGAGTGGCAACGATCCCCAGCTCACCATGTACTCCACCGTGTGGTGCGGCTACTGCAAGCGGCTGAAGACCGCGCTGAAATCGGCGGGGATCTCCTTCGCCGAGGTCGACATCGAGCGCGACCCGGAAGCCGCGACGTTCGTGATGTCGGTCAACAACGGCAACCAGACCGTCCCGACCGTGAAGTTCGCCGACGGTTCAGCGCTGACCAACCCCAGCCTCAAAGAGGTTCAGGCCAAGCTCGCGTCCTAG
- a CDS encoding ATP-dependent DNA helicase UvrD2, with translation MERMPVTVDHLTGLDDEQREAVLAARGPLCVLAGAGTGKTRTITHRIAHLVANGHVAAGQVLAVTFTSRAAGEMRSRLRAMDAQNMGAPVGSVQALTFHAAARRQLRYFWPRVVGDTGWELLDSKFSVVAQAASRARLQVSTDDVRDLAGEIEWAKASLISPEAYAAAVAKVQRDIPLDAEKVAGVYAGYETLKANRDGIALLDFDDLLLHTAGAIENDAAVAAEFRDRYRCFVVDEYQDVTPLQQRVLDAWLGNRDDLTVVGDANQTIYSFTGASPRYLLDFSRQFPDATVVRLERDYRSTPQVVSLANRVIAAARGRVAGSKLHLIGQREPGPSPTFHEHPDEVAEAASVARSIKRLVESGTPPAEIAVLYRINAQSEAYEEALTEAGIPFQVRGGEGFFSRQEIRQSLLALQRAAERGAEGELPMIVRQILEPLGLADEPPAGTKARERWEALTALAELVDDEVAARPQLDLPALVAELRVRADARHPPVVQGVTLASLHAAKGLEWDAVFLVGLADGTLPISHALAHGPDSEAVEEERRLLYVGITRARMHLELSWALARTPGGRQGRRPSRFLNGIAPQTQAEPTPNRPRRQKGATPRCRVCNAVLSTPPSIMLRRCETCSVDVDDELLAQLKDWRLRTAKELKVPAYVVFTDNTLIAIAESLPADDAALVAIPGIGARKLEQFGPDVLELVRARQ, from the coding sequence ATGGAGCGCATGCCGGTGACCGTCGACCATCTGACCGGCCTCGACGACGAACAGCGCGAGGCCGTGCTGGCCGCTAGGGGGCCGCTATGTGTGCTCGCCGGCGCCGGCACCGGTAAGACCCGCACCATCACCCACCGCATCGCGCACCTGGTGGCCAACGGTCACGTCGCCGCGGGGCAGGTGCTGGCGGTGACGTTCACCTCGCGGGCCGCGGGGGAGATGCGTTCCCGGCTGCGGGCGATGGATGCGCAGAACATGGGCGCCCCGGTCGGGTCGGTGCAGGCGCTGACGTTCCACGCCGCGGCACGCCGTCAGCTGCGCTACTTCTGGCCGCGGGTTGTCGGCGACACCGGTTGGGAACTGCTGGACAGCAAGTTCTCGGTCGTCGCGCAGGCCGCGAGCCGGGCCCGGCTGCAGGTCAGCACTGACGACGTCCGCGACCTGGCCGGCGAAATCGAGTGGGCCAAGGCCTCTTTGATCAGCCCCGAGGCGTATGCGGCGGCGGTGGCCAAAGTGCAGCGCGACATCCCGCTCGACGCCGAGAAGGTCGCAGGAGTCTACGCCGGTTACGAGACGCTGAAAGCCAACCGCGACGGGATCGCGCTGCTGGACTTCGACGACCTGCTGCTGCACACCGCAGGGGCGATCGAAAACGACGCGGCGGTGGCCGCCGAGTTCCGCGACCGCTACCGCTGTTTCGTCGTCGACGAGTACCAGGACGTCACCCCGCTGCAGCAGCGGGTGCTCGATGCGTGGCTGGGCAACCGCGACGACTTGACCGTCGTCGGCGATGCGAACCAGACCATCTACTCGTTCACCGGCGCCTCGCCGCGCTACCTGCTCGACTTCTCCCGCCAGTTCCCGGACGCGACGGTCGTCCGCCTCGAGCGCGACTACCGCTCCACCCCGCAGGTGGTGTCGCTGGCCAACCGGGTGATCGCGGCCGCGCGCGGCCGGGTGGCCGGCAGCAAGCTGCATCTGATCGGTCAGCGCGAGCCGGGCCCGTCGCCGACGTTCCATGAGCACCCCGACGAGGTTGCCGAAGCGGCGTCGGTCGCGCGGTCGATCAAGCGGCTTGTCGAATCCGGAACGCCGCCAGCCGAAATCGCGGTGCTGTATCGCATCAACGCGCAATCCGAAGCATACGAAGAGGCGCTCACCGAGGCCGGTATCCCGTTCCAGGTGCGCGGCGGTGAGGGCTTCTTCAGTCGTCAGGAGATCCGCCAGTCGCTGCTGGCGTTGCAGCGGGCGGCGGAAAGAGGCGCTGAGGGCGAGCTGCCGATGATCGTGCGCCAGATCCTCGAACCGCTCGGGCTGGCCGACGAACCGCCAGCCGGTACCAAAGCCCGCGAGCGTTGGGAGGCACTCACCGCGTTGGCCGAACTGGTCGACGACGAGGTCGCCGCCCGACCGCAGCTCGACCTGCCCGCACTGGTCGCCGAATTGCGGGTGCGCGCCGACGCCCGGCACCCACCGGTGGTGCAGGGTGTGACGCTGGCGTCGTTGCACGCCGCCAAGGGCCTGGAGTGGGACGCGGTGTTCCTGGTCGGCTTGGCGGACGGCACGCTGCCGATCTCGCATGCGTTGGCCCACGGCCCCGACAGTGAGGCGGTGGAGGAGGAGCGTCGTCTGCTGTACGTCGGAATCACCCGTGCGCGAATGCATTTGGAGCTCAGTTGGGCATTGGCCCGCACCCCGGGCGGTCGCCAGGGCCGGCGTCCGTCACGCTTCCTCAACGGCATCGCGCCACAGACCCAGGCCGAGCCGACGCCGAACCGCCCACGCAGGCAGAAGGGCGCAACCCCGCGCTGCCGGGTCTGCAACGCGGTACTCAGCACGCCGCCGTCAATCATGTTGCGCCGCTGCGAAACCTGCTCGGTCGATGTCGACGACGAGCTGCTGGCTCAGCTCAAGGACTGGCGGCTGCGCACCGCCAAGGAGCTGAAAGTGCCTGCCTACGTGGTCTTCACGGACAACACGCTGATCGCGATCGCCGAGTCGCTGCCGGCCGATGATGCGGCGCTGGTGGCGATCCCCGGCATCGGTGCCCGCAAGCTCGAGCAGTTTGGTCCCGACGTGCTCGAGTTGGTGCGGGCTCGGCAGTAG
- the tpx gene encoding thiol peroxidase encodes MAQITLRGNPINTVGDLPAVGAQAPDFTLTGTDLGDVDSGQFGGKAVVLNIFPSVDTPVCATSVRTFNERAAGTGTSVVNVSKDLPFALKRFCGAEGIENAVAASAFRSSFGEDFGITITDGPMAGLLGRAVVVVGADGKVAYTELVPEIGQEPDYDAALSALG; translated from the coding sequence ATGGCACAGATAACCCTGCGTGGAAACCCGATCAACACCGTTGGAGACCTGCCCGCCGTCGGCGCCCAGGCCCCCGACTTCACTTTGACCGGCACCGACCTCGGCGACGTGGACAGTGGCCAGTTCGGCGGAAAAGCCGTGGTGCTCAACATCTTTCCGTCGGTAGACACCCCGGTCTGCGCCACCAGTGTGCGGACCTTCAATGAGCGCGCGGCAGGCACCGGCACCTCGGTGGTCAACGTGTCGAAGGACCTGCCGTTCGCTTTGAAGCGGTTCTGCGGCGCCGAGGGTATCGAGAACGCCGTGGCGGCGTCGGCCTTCCGTAGCAGCTTCGGTGAGGACTTCGGGATCACGATCACCGACGGACCGATGGCCGGACTGCTCGGCCGCGCGGTCGTCGTCGTCGGCGCCGACGGCAAGGTGGCCTACACCGAGCTCGTCCCCGAGATCGGCCAAGAACCCGACTACGACGCAGCCCTCTCCGCCCTGGGCTGA
- a CDS encoding WhiB family transcriptional regulator, whose protein sequence is MSTSTVRQEKLPVLPCHVGNPDLWFAESPMDLERAKVLCGECPIRRQCLAAALDRGEPWGVWGGEIIERGSVVARKRPRGRPRKDVIAA, encoded by the coding sequence ATGTCGACATCGACAGTCCGCCAGGAGAAGCTGCCGGTGTTGCCGTGCCACGTCGGGAATCCCGACTTGTGGTTCGCCGAGAGTCCCATGGATCTGGAGCGCGCCAAGGTGCTCTGCGGGGAATGTCCCATCCGGCGGCAATGCCTTGCCGCCGCACTGGACCGCGGTGAGCCGTGGGGAGTTTGGGGCGGCGAGATCATCGAGCGCGGCAGCGTCGTGGCGCGTAAGCGGCCACGCGGGCGTCCGCGCAAGGATGTGATCGCGGCCTAG